One genomic segment of Myxococcus xanthus includes these proteins:
- a CDS encoding myxosortase-dependent phytase-like phosphatase, whose protein sequence is MRNPTPLALAALLLGTPVSAQVSVSPTAQSEPAPSITGGVLQDVALWVSPGAPSSSLFLTAYNSPNAGLVTFGLGGEQLDAELTDGPMSAVAVRDGFPLSGVQQTLVVAASINFNGLAAYTADPDRAERVERIGAAGFLTGTQFSAVALYQNEDSGRFYVFAGTSTGVLRQYELAGDTGSVTATLVRTLATTGPIAGLAVDEASDSLFVTQQGQGLWRYPAAADAGATGQQLSIQGSGGLSANVGRVALYRARNGEGYILVADTGADAFAVYERRARTLVGSFRLADEDGGVIRANDPVALAVTASSLGTTYPDGLFVGSDAFSNPQRFLYARWPAVAEAFDPALRIDTRFDSDGGTDGGTDGGPGDGGGSGGPGPAPGPGNRPDESGCSCASASVPATAAFALLALVRVGRRRRD, encoded by the coding sequence ATGCGCAACCCAACCCCCCTGGCCCTGGCGGCGCTGCTCCTGGGCACTCCGGTGTCCGCGCAGGTCTCCGTGTCGCCGACGGCGCAGTCCGAGCCCGCCCCGTCCATCACCGGCGGGGTGCTCCAGGACGTGGCCCTCTGGGTGAGTCCCGGCGCCCCCAGCAGCAGCCTGTTCCTCACCGCCTACAACAGCCCCAACGCGGGCCTCGTCACCTTCGGCCTGGGGGGCGAGCAACTGGATGCGGAGCTCACGGATGGCCCCATGTCGGCCGTGGCCGTGCGGGACGGCTTCCCGCTGTCCGGGGTGCAGCAGACCCTGGTGGTGGCGGCCAGCATCAACTTCAACGGGCTGGCGGCCTACACGGCGGACCCCGACCGCGCGGAGCGGGTGGAGCGGATTGGCGCCGCGGGCTTCCTGACGGGGACGCAGTTCTCCGCCGTGGCGCTCTATCAAAACGAGGACTCGGGCCGGTTCTATGTGTTCGCGGGCACGTCCACGGGCGTGCTCCGGCAGTACGAACTGGCCGGGGACACGGGGAGCGTGACGGCCACCCTGGTTCGCACGCTCGCCACGACGGGGCCCATCGCGGGTCTGGCCGTGGACGAGGCGTCGGACTCCCTGTTCGTCACCCAGCAGGGGCAGGGCCTGTGGCGCTATCCGGCGGCAGCGGACGCGGGCGCCACCGGACAGCAGCTCTCCATCCAGGGCTCGGGCGGGCTCTCCGCCAATGTGGGCCGGGTCGCGCTGTACCGCGCGCGCAATGGCGAAGGGTACATCCTGGTCGCGGACACGGGCGCGGATGCGTTCGCCGTCTATGAGCGGCGCGCGAGGACCCTCGTGGGCTCGTTCCGGCTGGCGGACGAGGATGGGGGCGTCATCCGGGCGAATGACCCAGTGGCCCTCGCCGTCACCGCGTCGTCGCTGGGTACGACGTATCCCGACGGGCTCTTCGTGGGCAGTGACGCGTTCTCGAACCCGCAGCGCTTCCTGTACGCGCGCTGGCCGGCGGTCGCCGAGGCCTTCGACCCCGCGCTGCGAATCGACACGCGGTTCGATTCGGACGGGGGGACGGACGGGGGCACGGACGGTGGCCCGGGGGACGGAGGTGGCTCCGGTGGTCCGGGGCCCGCGCCAGGTCCGGGCAATCGTCCCGACGAGTCGGGCTGCTCGTGTGCTTCGGCCTCCGTGCCGGCCACCGCTGCGTTCGCGTTGCTCGCTTTGGTGCGGGTGGGGCGTCGCCGTCGCGACTGA
- a CDS encoding tetratricopeptide repeat protein — MSISSSKTLSPAELAKLEHAFASDPSSAAYKPLAEAYLSMGRFMEAMVVCKKGVKAHPNAADPRLLLARVYAEQGKDKKALEEALGALQVQPEDKVALRMAGALQLKTGEAEPGKANLLKAYTADPGDPDTVTLLQQHKIEPPRPAAPAPVAAPAAPVAPATPAPSATQQSASALSSVAATAGTEAPAAKPAATQAAKPAPTARAEAPAPRPAPQPRRPQVVVEEVDEDEDDEPVSRRSPSSGGKGSKMVTLGLLVAIPLFAIGYGWYSANARTKSRELKKSLDVASELLKHDSFDSYKKAVEAADQALEVDSDSAVAHGYLAYAWAIRWGEHGGGDDARRQAEEHLAVGKKSGDLSSHLIASEALIQTYSGKGKDALGQLEEKVKGLDAQGRSSSLLYLTLGLIQMNAGDLERGRDSLDRAQLLSPDDPRTYASLGAVYRRLGQDAAAWRNYDSALRYGKDHPESLLGRSLLMLEQDSPNFELAHTMLKKLLESDPPPSPRQLAAAHMARSLLISRVSTAMVDLKPDMQQKLAEATAVPQDKDKARTEMLKSEETGFSLDKQNPELHLIKGRRLLAEGNFDAAAEEIRKAIRMDASRAQFYVELAKSLMGKQGGEKDAAEALQTALKTMGDSPKLVVMLGNAYRRQGKLDEALAQYQRAVKDPKAKNPEARLAMGAIYRERSKWDLAQEQLEKASQEFLGQSDRAAIALTELGRVFQSKGDTAKADETYQRALNADEAYSPAYYFYATLLSKDSKQGAKAKMLAQEYLKREPSGEHASAARSLAGG, encoded by the coding sequence ATGTCTATCTCCTCTTCGAAGACGTTGAGCCCGGCCGAGCTCGCGAAGCTTGAACACGCCTTTGCTTCCGACCCTTCGTCGGCGGCCTACAAGCCTCTCGCTGAAGCGTACCTGAGCATGGGCCGCTTCATGGAGGCGATGGTCGTCTGCAAGAAGGGGGTGAAGGCCCACCCGAATGCGGCGGACCCCCGCCTCCTGCTCGCCCGCGTCTATGCGGAGCAGGGCAAGGACAAGAAGGCACTGGAAGAGGCGCTCGGCGCCCTTCAGGTGCAGCCTGAAGACAAGGTTGCGCTGCGCATGGCCGGCGCGCTTCAGCTGAAGACCGGCGAAGCGGAGCCCGGCAAGGCGAACCTTCTCAAGGCCTACACCGCGGACCCGGGCGACCCGGACACCGTCACGCTGCTCCAGCAGCACAAGATTGAACCGCCGCGGCCCGCCGCGCCGGCTCCGGTCGCCGCGCCCGCTGCTCCGGTTGCGCCCGCGACGCCGGCTCCGTCCGCCACCCAGCAGTCCGCCTCCGCGCTCTCCAGCGTCGCGGCGACGGCGGGGACGGAAGCGCCCGCGGCGAAGCCCGCCGCCACCCAGGCCGCGAAGCCCGCGCCCACCGCGCGCGCGGAGGCCCCCGCGCCGCGTCCCGCCCCTCAGCCGCGTCGGCCCCAGGTCGTCGTGGAAGAGGTGGATGAGGACGAGGACGACGAGCCGGTGTCCCGCCGCTCCCCCTCCTCGGGTGGCAAGGGCAGCAAGATGGTGACGTTGGGCCTGCTCGTGGCCATCCCGCTGTTCGCCATCGGCTATGGCTGGTACTCGGCCAACGCCCGCACGAAGTCTCGCGAGCTGAAGAAGAGCCTGGATGTGGCCAGCGAGCTGCTCAAGCACGACTCCTTCGACAGCTACAAGAAGGCCGTCGAGGCGGCGGACCAGGCGCTGGAGGTGGACTCCGATTCCGCCGTGGCGCACGGCTACCTCGCCTACGCCTGGGCCATCCGTTGGGGTGAGCACGGCGGTGGTGACGATGCGCGCCGCCAGGCCGAGGAGCATCTGGCCGTGGGCAAGAAGAGCGGCGACCTCAGCTCGCACCTCATCGCGTCCGAGGCGCTCATCCAGACCTACAGCGGCAAGGGCAAGGACGCGCTGGGGCAGTTGGAGGAGAAGGTGAAGGGCCTGGACGCGCAGGGCCGCTCCAGCTCGTTGCTGTACCTCACGCTGGGCCTCATCCAGATGAACGCGGGCGACCTGGAGCGCGGCCGCGACAGTCTGGACCGCGCGCAGTTGCTGTCTCCGGATGACCCTCGTACCTACGCGAGCCTGGGCGCGGTGTACCGCCGCCTGGGGCAGGACGCCGCCGCCTGGCGGAACTACGACTCCGCCCTCCGGTACGGGAAGGACCACCCGGAGTCGCTGCTGGGACGCTCCCTGCTGATGCTGGAGCAGGACTCGCCCAACTTCGAGCTGGCCCACACCATGCTCAAGAAGCTGCTGGAGTCCGACCCGCCGCCGTCTCCGCGGCAGCTGGCCGCGGCGCACATGGCGCGCTCGCTGCTCATCAGCCGCGTGTCGACGGCCATGGTGGACCTGAAGCCGGACATGCAGCAGAAGCTGGCCGAGGCCACCGCCGTCCCCCAGGACAAGGACAAGGCCCGCACGGAGATGCTCAAGAGTGAGGAGACCGGCTTCTCGCTCGACAAGCAGAACCCGGAGCTGCACCTCATCAAGGGCCGCCGCCTGCTGGCGGAGGGCAACTTCGACGCGGCGGCGGAGGAGATTCGCAAGGCCATCCGCATGGACGCCTCGCGCGCCCAGTTCTACGTCGAGCTGGCCAAGTCGCTCATGGGCAAGCAGGGCGGCGAGAAGGATGCCGCCGAGGCGCTGCAGACGGCCCTGAAGACGATGGGCGACAGCCCGAAGCTGGTGGTGATGCTGGGCAACGCGTACCGCCGTCAGGGCAAGCTGGATGAGGCCCTGGCCCAGTACCAGCGCGCGGTGAAGGACCCGAAGGCCAAGAACCCGGAGGCCCGGCTGGCCATGGGCGCCATCTACCGCGAGCGGTCCAAGTGGGACCTGGCTCAGGAGCAGTTGGAGAAGGCGAGCCAGGAGTTCCTGGGGCAGTCGGACCGCGCGGCCATTGCGCTCACCGAGCTGGGACGCGTGTTCCAGAGCAAGGGCGACACGGCGAAGGCGGACGAGACCTACCAGCGCGCCCTCAACGCGGATGAGGCGTACTCGCCGGCCTACTACTTCTACGCCACGCTGCTCTCGAAGGACTCGAAGCAGGGGGCGAAGGCGAAGATGCTGGCCCAGGAGTACCTGAAGCGCGAACCGAGCGGCGAGCACGCGTCTGCGGCCCGTTCGCTGGCGGGCGGCTGA
- a CDS encoding Hsp70 family protein, which produces MRIVGIDLGTTHCAVASVDPSRGAGAPVEDFALPQLVRQGEVAPRALLPSTVYVPAGHELAEGSLTLPWGDDGGPWVVGELARWQGARVPGRLVASAKSWLCHPGVDRSAPILPWGAPADVQKLSPVDASALLLTHMARAWDYAHPDAPLSKQEVVITVPASFDEAARALTVSAARKAGLEKFTLLEEPQAAFYDYTARHRADLEQTLSNVRLVLVVDVGGGTTDFTLVHAGLSPEGPMLRRLAVGDHLMLGGDNMDAALARRVEEKLFTDGRRLSATQWTQAIQAARTAKEALLGLAPPEKHGVSLVSGGSKLLGGTLSTELTRDEAQALVLDGFFPLTTPADRPRRAARMALQELGLPYVQDAAVTRHMAAFLAQHAAAGFAALGETAPAEGALPRPDAILLNGGVFNSPQISERLVEALSAWWPNAPRIPLLRHESLELAVARGAAYYGLVRRGHGLRIGGGAARAYYVGLQRAADSAEQPALCLIPRGFEEGQKVDLGERPFSLTLGRPVQFQLYSTTSDRIDKPGDLVPLAEDLKPLPPIHTLLKGASNKVAEVPVHLQAALTEIGTLELYCVSNVADERWRLEFELRGTGGSHELTVTESMPARFVEAKDNIERVYGNKPLPIGPKDVKQLGRTLEKALGSRETWRVPVLREMWSTLFAGASKRRRSEDHERVFYSLTGFSLRPGFGYPLDGWRAEQTFGLFDALVQHHTDKAVWTEFWVMWRRIAGGLDEARQQKLYAYLQPHLARKVPPDAPPPGKLKGIQPEGLEEMVRTAASLEHLQPGDKAELGRWIAARLKAEAKSGGPWAWSLGRLGARVPLYGSSHKVVDVDTAEAWLTLLLELDLRKIDGASFAAAQLARLTGDRTRDLDPDLRERTAQALLAAKASETWVRMVREVVALEAADEARALGDTLPAGLRLS; this is translated from the coding sequence ATGCGAATCGTTGGCATCGACCTGGGCACCACCCATTGCGCCGTGGCATCCGTGGACCCCTCGCGGGGCGCGGGTGCCCCCGTGGAGGACTTCGCCCTTCCGCAGCTCGTCCGTCAGGGCGAGGTGGCCCCGCGGGCCCTGTTGCCCTCCACCGTGTACGTGCCCGCCGGCCACGAGCTGGCGGAGGGTTCGCTCACGCTGCCCTGGGGGGATGACGGCGGCCCGTGGGTGGTGGGTGAGCTGGCCCGCTGGCAGGGCGCGCGCGTGCCGGGGCGGCTGGTAGCCAGCGCCAAGAGCTGGCTGTGCCACCCGGGCGTGGACCGCTCCGCACCCATCCTCCCCTGGGGTGCGCCCGCGGACGTCCAGAAGCTGTCCCCGGTGGACGCCAGCGCCCTGCTGCTGACGCACATGGCTCGCGCATGGGATTACGCGCACCCGGACGCGCCCCTGTCGAAGCAGGAGGTGGTGATTACCGTCCCCGCCTCCTTCGACGAAGCGGCCCGCGCCCTCACGGTGAGCGCGGCGCGCAAGGCCGGCCTGGAGAAGTTCACCCTCCTGGAGGAGCCCCAAGCGGCCTTCTACGACTACACCGCGCGCCACCGGGCGGACCTGGAGCAGACGCTCTCCAACGTCCGGCTGGTGCTGGTGGTGGACGTGGGCGGCGGCACCACGGACTTCACGCTGGTGCATGCGGGCCTGTCGCCCGAAGGCCCCATGCTGCGGCGACTGGCCGTGGGCGACCACCTGATGCTGGGCGGCGACAACATGGACGCCGCGCTCGCGCGCCGGGTGGAGGAGAAGCTCTTCACGGACGGCCGCCGCCTGTCCGCCACGCAGTGGACGCAGGCCATCCAGGCCGCGCGCACCGCGAAGGAGGCGCTGCTCGGTCTCGCCCCGCCGGAGAAGCACGGCGTGTCGCTGGTGAGTGGCGGCAGCAAGCTGCTGGGCGGCACGTTGTCCACGGAGCTGACGCGCGACGAGGCGCAGGCGCTGGTGCTGGACGGCTTCTTCCCCCTCACCACCCCCGCTGACAGGCCACGCCGCGCCGCGCGAATGGCGCTTCAGGAGCTGGGCCTGCCCTACGTGCAGGACGCGGCGGTGACGCGGCACATGGCGGCCTTCCTCGCGCAGCACGCGGCGGCGGGCTTCGCGGCGCTGGGCGAGACGGCGCCAGCGGAGGGCGCCCTGCCCCGGCCGGACGCCATCCTGCTCAACGGCGGCGTGTTCAACTCGCCCCAGATTTCCGAGCGGCTGGTGGAGGCCCTCTCCGCATGGTGGCCGAACGCGCCGCGCATTCCCCTGCTGCGGCACGAGTCCCTGGAGCTCGCGGTGGCCCGGGGCGCCGCGTACTACGGCCTGGTGCGGCGCGGTCACGGCCTGCGCATTGGTGGCGGCGCGGCGCGTGCCTACTACGTGGGCCTGCAGCGCGCGGCGGACAGCGCCGAGCAACCCGCGCTGTGCCTCATCCCCCGCGGCTTCGAGGAAGGCCAGAAGGTCGACCTGGGCGAGCGACCCTTCTCGCTCACCCTGGGCCGGCCGGTGCAGTTCCAGCTCTACTCCACCACCAGCGACCGCATCGACAAGCCCGGCGATTTGGTGCCGCTGGCGGAGGACCTCAAGCCGCTGCCGCCCATCCACACGCTGCTCAAGGGCGCCTCCAACAAGGTGGCGGAGGTGCCCGTGCACCTCCAGGCGGCGCTGACGGAGATTGGCACCCTGGAGCTGTACTGCGTGTCCAACGTCGCGGACGAGCGGTGGCGCCTGGAGTTCGAGCTGCGCGGCACCGGCGGCTCGCACGAGCTGACGGTCACCGAGTCCATGCCCGCGCGCTTCGTCGAGGCGAAGGACAACATCGAGCGCGTCTACGGCAACAAGCCGCTGCCCATTGGCCCCAAGGACGTGAAGCAGCTCGGGCGCACGCTGGAGAAGGCCCTGGGCTCGCGTGAGACGTGGCGCGTCCCGGTGCTGCGGGAGATGTGGAGCACCCTCTTCGCGGGCGCGAGCAAGCGCCGGCGCTCGGAGGACCACGAGCGTGTCTTCTACAGCCTCACCGGCTTCAGCCTACGGCCGGGCTTCGGCTACCCGCTGGACGGCTGGCGCGCGGAGCAGACCTTCGGCCTGTTCGACGCGCTGGTGCAGCACCACACGGACAAGGCGGTATGGACGGAGTTCTGGGTGATGTGGCGCCGCATCGCGGGCGGACTGGACGAGGCGCGGCAGCAGAAGCTGTACGCGTACCTCCAGCCCCACCTGGCGCGGAAGGTGCCACCGGACGCGCCGCCGCCGGGGAAGCTCAAGGGCATCCAGCCCGAGGGCCTGGAGGAGATGGTCCGCACGGCGGCCTCGCTGGAGCACCTGCAACCGGGTGACAAGGCGGAGCTGGGCCGGTGGATTGCCGCGAGGCTGAAGGCCGAGGCGAAGTCCGGCGGACCGTGGGCCTGGTCCCTGGGGCGGCTGGGCGCGCGCGTGCCCCTATACGGCAGCAGCCACAAGGTGGTGGACGTGGACACGGCCGAGGCCTGGCTCACGCTGCTGCTGGAGTTGGACCTGCGGAAGATTGACGGCGCGTCCTTCGCGGCGGCGCAGCTCGCGCGGCTCACGGGAGACCGCACTCGCGATCTGGACCCGGACCTGCGCGAGCGCACGGCCCAGGCCCTGCTGGCGGCGAAGGCCTCCGAGACCTGGGTGCGAATGGTGCGCGAAGTCGTGGCGCTGGAAGCCGCAGACGAGGCTCGCGCGCTCGGGGATACGCTCCCCGCCGGTCTGCGGCTGTCGTAG
- a CDS encoding Hsp70 family protein translates to MARYSIGIDLGTTHSAASYFNLEEGKPRGGAQSMLPVPQLTAPGTVEARPLLPSFLYLPSEQEFPAGSLALPWKPEASTLMGEFARTHGAKVPTRLVASAKSWLSHPGVDRRAALLPWQAPEEVQRVSPLDASARYLRHLKDAWDHTFAREREESDNALAEQDVIITVPASFDAAARDLTLEAAKAAGIPNITLLEEPQAALYAWLEAMGENFRKQVQPGAVILVVDVGGGTSDFSVITVRDNAGDLELLRVAVGDHILLGGDNMDLALAHTLNQRMAAEGKKLDAWQFNALTHGCRQAKEALYADPSMERAPISIPGRGSSLIGGTLRTELTREELDRVLTDGFFPVTPVTELPRTARRTGLAQMALPYAQDAGVSRHLAAFLTRQAQALASSPDAPVDVSGKAFLHPTAVLFNGGVFKAGPLKARVMEVINGWLTADGGAPAEALEGADLDLAVARGAAYYGWVRQGHGLRIRGGTARAYYVGVETAMPAVPGMEPPVKALCVAPFGMEEGTQADVPPQEFGLVTGEPTRFRFFSSSLRRDDKVGVMLEDVDTELASGGLEELAPIETTMPGQPSVFSDLTPVNLQAAVTEVGTLELRCLEKDGPGRWKLELNVRMKE, encoded by the coding sequence ATGGCCCGCTATTCCATTGGCATCGACCTGGGCACTACGCACTCCGCAGCGTCCTACTTCAATCTGGAGGAGGGCAAGCCCCGCGGCGGCGCGCAGTCCATGCTGCCCGTCCCCCAGTTGACCGCGCCCGGCACCGTCGAGGCCCGCCCGCTGCTCCCCTCCTTCCTCTATCTCCCCTCCGAGCAGGAGTTCCCCGCCGGCAGCCTGGCGCTGCCGTGGAAGCCGGAGGCCAGCACCCTGATGGGTGAGTTCGCCCGCACGCACGGCGCCAAGGTGCCCACGCGGCTGGTGGCCTCCGCCAAGAGCTGGCTGTCCCACCCCGGCGTGGACCGGCGCGCGGCGCTGCTGCCGTGGCAGGCCCCCGAGGAGGTGCAACGGGTGTCGCCGCTAGACGCCTCCGCGCGCTACCTCCGCCACCTCAAGGACGCGTGGGACCACACCTTCGCCCGCGAGCGCGAGGAGTCCGACAACGCCCTGGCCGAACAGGACGTCATCATCACCGTCCCCGCCTCCTTCGACGCGGCGGCGCGCGACCTGACGCTGGAGGCCGCCAAGGCCGCGGGCATCCCCAACATCACCCTGCTGGAGGAGCCCCAGGCCGCGCTCTACGCGTGGCTGGAGGCCATGGGGGAGAACTTCCGCAAGCAGGTGCAGCCCGGCGCGGTCATCCTCGTGGTGGACGTGGGCGGCGGCACCTCCGACTTCTCCGTCATCACCGTGCGCGACAACGCCGGTGACCTGGAGCTGCTCCGCGTGGCCGTGGGCGACCACATCCTGCTGGGCGGCGACAACATGGACCTGGCGCTGGCGCACACGCTGAACCAGCGCATGGCGGCCGAGGGCAAGAAGCTGGACGCCTGGCAATTCAACGCCCTCACCCATGGCTGCCGCCAGGCGAAGGAGGCGCTCTACGCCGACCCGTCCATGGAGCGCGCACCCATCTCCATCCCCGGCCGGGGGTCGTCGCTCATCGGCGGCACGCTGCGCACGGAGCTGACGCGCGAGGAGCTGGACCGCGTCCTCACCGACGGCTTCTTCCCCGTGACGCCCGTCACCGAGCTGCCGCGCACCGCGCGCCGCACCGGCCTGGCGCAGATGGCGCTGCCCTACGCCCAGGACGCCGGGGTATCCCGTCACCTGGCCGCCTTCCTCACCCGGCAGGCGCAGGCGCTCGCGTCCAGCCCGGACGCGCCGGTGGACGTCAGCGGCAAGGCCTTCCTCCACCCCACGGCGGTGCTCTTCAACGGCGGCGTCTTCAAGGCCGGCCCGCTGAAGGCGCGCGTCATGGAGGTGATCAACGGCTGGCTCACGGCGGATGGCGGAGCGCCCGCCGAGGCGCTGGAGGGCGCGGACCTGGACCTCGCGGTGGCGCGCGGCGCCGCCTATTATGGTTGGGTGCGCCAGGGCCACGGCCTGCGCATCCGCGGCGGCACGGCCCGCGCCTACTACGTGGGCGTGGAGACGGCGATGCCCGCGGTGCCCGGCATGGAGCCGCCCGTGAAGGCGCTCTGCGTGGCCCCCTTCGGCATGGAGGAAGGCACGCAGGCGGACGTCCCGCCCCAGGAGTTCGGGCTCGTCACCGGTGAGCCCACCCGCTTCCGCTTCTTCTCCTCTTCCCTGCGGCGCGACGACAAGGTGGGCGTCATGCTGGAGGACGTCGACACCGAGCTGGCCAGCGGCGGGCTGGAGGAGCTGGCTCCCATCGAGACGACCATGCCCGGTCAGCCCTCCGTCTTCAGCGACCTGACGCCCGTCAACCTCCAGGCGGCGGTGACGGAGGTGGGGACGCTGGAGCTCCGGTGCCTGGAGAAGGATGGCCCCGGGCGCTGGAAGCTGGAACTCAACGTCCGCATGAAGGAGTAG
- a CDS encoding bifunctional metallophosphatase/5'-nucleotidase, whose protein sequence is MRFFRLIALALACGATSACSGFWTRGAPPEPIHITLVGINDFHGQVEPHRTPLKDGQVVEEGGAATLAAYVARLRAANPGGVVLLDAGDMFQGTLPSNLTEGAVVIDVYNHLGVDAAAIGNHEFDYGPVGPGSMAQRPGDDALGALKARIGQARFPMLSANLRDASTGARPAWTGNDGTYLMKVKGVKVGIIGLSTEDTPKVTNPANVSSLRFLPLAPAALEASRSLRARGAEVVVVVAHAGGKCADLSNPRDTSSCDEGDAEILSMLKRLPPGTVDAIVAGHTHQTMGHFFAQVPIIETTGLARSLGVVELFVDPDSRRILPERSRIQAAIPLCAKVDATQGTCDGRRLRNEPQVRLEPASFMAEPVVPDAQVAPLLAPALELAREAQNRQLGLVAATPLARGYTEEGVLGNLVADVLRASANADVGLMNPGGVRADLAAGPLTFGQVFEVLPFDNTVAVATLTGPELSRLLHLAYGNDMGSVFAVSGLEVTLERCPGPGRLSGVALAGGQPLVVDSRKMYRVALPDFLARGGDGLEPLLSTVPPERIEMTPVDGLDLREALVAYGKARGGTLEAPDLGRVRYTGVAGCQQEAR, encoded by the coding sequence ATGCGTTTCTTTCGACTCATCGCCCTCGCGTTGGCGTGCGGGGCCACCTCCGCGTGCTCCGGCTTCTGGACCCGCGGCGCGCCGCCGGAGCCCATCCACATCACCCTGGTGGGCATCAACGACTTCCACGGACAGGTGGAGCCTCATCGCACGCCACTGAAGGACGGCCAGGTGGTGGAGGAGGGCGGCGCCGCCACGCTCGCGGCCTACGTGGCGCGGCTGCGCGCGGCCAACCCGGGGGGCGTGGTTCTGCTGGACGCGGGCGACATGTTCCAGGGCACGTTGCCTTCCAACCTCACGGAAGGGGCCGTCGTCATCGACGTGTACAACCACCTGGGAGTGGACGCGGCCGCCATTGGCAACCACGAGTTCGACTATGGCCCTGTGGGGCCGGGTTCCATGGCGCAGCGGCCCGGGGATGATGCGCTGGGTGCGCTCAAGGCGCGCATCGGCCAGGCGCGATTCCCCATGTTGTCGGCGAACCTCCGCGACGCTTCCACCGGCGCGCGCCCCGCCTGGACGGGCAATGACGGCACGTACCTGATGAAGGTCAAGGGCGTGAAGGTGGGCATCATCGGGCTCTCCACGGAGGACACCCCCAAGGTCACCAATCCCGCCAACGTGTCGTCCCTGCGCTTCCTGCCCCTGGCGCCCGCCGCGCTGGAAGCGTCCCGTTCCCTGCGCGCGCGCGGCGCGGAGGTGGTGGTGGTGGTGGCGCATGCGGGAGGCAAGTGCGCGGACTTGAGCAACCCCCGCGACACGTCGAGCTGCGACGAGGGCGACGCGGAGATTCTGTCGATGCTGAAGCGCCTGCCGCCAGGCACGGTCGACGCCATCGTGGCGGGACACACCCACCAGACGATGGGCCACTTCTTCGCCCAGGTGCCCATCATCGAGACGACGGGGCTGGCGCGCTCCCTGGGCGTGGTGGAGCTGTTCGTGGACCCGGACAGTCGCCGCATCCTGCCCGAACGCTCCCGCATCCAGGCCGCCATTCCCCTCTGTGCGAAGGTGGACGCCACCCAGGGAACGTGTGACGGCCGCCGCCTGCGGAACGAGCCCCAGGTGCGCCTGGAGCCCGCGTCGTTCATGGCGGAGCCGGTGGTGCCCGACGCGCAGGTGGCGCCGCTGCTGGCGCCAGCGCTGGAGCTGGCACGGGAGGCGCAGAATCGCCAGTTGGGGCTCGTGGCGGCCACGCCCCTGGCCCGCGGCTACACGGAGGAGGGCGTGCTGGGCAATCTGGTGGCGGACGTGCTGCGTGCGTCGGCCAATGCGGACGTGGGGCTGATGAACCCGGGCGGCGTCCGGGCCGACCTGGCCGCGGGGCCGCTCACCTTCGGTCAGGTGTTCGAGGTGCTGCCCTTCGACAACACGGTGGCCGTGGCCACCCTGACGGGCCCCGAGCTGTCGCGGTTGCTGCACCTGGCCTATGGCAACGACATGGGCTCCGTCTTCGCCGTCTCCGGCCTCGAGGTGACGCTGGAGCGCTGCCCGGGGCCTGGGCGGCTCTCGGGAGTGGCCCTCGCCGGCGGTCAGCCGCTCGTGGTGGACTCCCGCAAGATGTACCGGGTGGCCCTCCCGGACTTTCTGGCGCGAGGCGGTGACGGGCTTGAGCCCCTCTTGAGCACCGTGCCACCGGAGCGCATCGAGATGACCCCCGTCGACGGGCTCGACCTGCGCGAAGCGCTCGTCGCCTACGGGAAAGCCCGGGGCGGCACGCTGGAGGCCCCCGACTTGGGACGTGTCCGCTACACGGGTGTAGCAGGGTGTCAGCAAGAGGCGCGCTGA
- a CDS encoding DUF2760 domain-containing protein has protein sequence MTDQPASLSFFARFWLAWLCFWRCLVSREFAQAVLPTSKAYDAGQLAQLPSGGPAPTPLPKQEEVRPTPRAPEPPPALPPEREHASALSLLGMLQREGRFVDFLQENVSAFSDAEVGAAARIVHEGCRKVAQTYLTLERVLPQSEGDSVPVPVGFDAQRIRLTGNVAGQPPYNGILRHHGWMTTAVKLPTVSPAIDPRVLAPAEVELS, from the coding sequence ATGACCGACCAGCCCGCCTCTCTGTCGTTCTTCGCCCGCTTCTGGCTCGCCTGGCTGTGCTTCTGGCGCTGCCTCGTGTCCCGCGAGTTCGCGCAGGCCGTGCTGCCCACGAGCAAGGCCTATGACGCCGGCCAGCTCGCCCAGCTTCCTTCGGGCGGCCCCGCCCCCACCCCGCTTCCGAAGCAGGAGGAGGTCCGGCCCACGCCCCGAGCGCCCGAGCCGCCCCCTGCCCTGCCCCCCGAGCGCGAGCACGCCAGCGCCCTGTCCTTGCTGGGCATGCTCCAGCGAGAGGGCCGCTTCGTGGACTTCCTCCAGGAGAACGTCTCCGCCTTCTCCGACGCGGAAGTGGGCGCGGCGGCGCGCATCGTCCATGAGGGCTGCCGCAAGGTGGCCCAGACCTACCTGACGCTGGAGCGGGTGCTGCCCCAGTCGGAAGGGGACTCGGTGCCGGTGCCCGTCGGGTTCGACGCCCAGCGCATCCGCCTCACCGGCAACGTGGCGGGCCAGCCGCCCTACAACGGAATCCTGCGTCACCACGGTTGGATGACGACGGCGGTGAAGCTGCCCACCGTCAGCCCGGCCATCGACCCGCGCGTGCTTGCTCCCGCGGAGGTCGAGCTTTCCTGA